AGGATAAAGGTGTTTCTACCGTTCTTCCGGATTCAAAGAATGAAGTCACCGTTCAAATTCTAAAGAGGTGTGATTTTCATCACGAACTAGTCAGTAACGGTAAGGTAAGTGCCCGCGGGCAGGCTGATCTTCGTTTTGAAACGAATGAGGTTATTGCTCATGTCTATGTGAAAAACGGTGATCGTGTTCGTAAGGGGCAGAAGTTGGCCGAGCTGGATAAATTCCGTCTGGAACAGAAATTATCACAGGCGGAAGATGCTTTGTTGAAAGCGGAGCTTGAACTGAAAGATGTACTTATCGGGCAGGGATATACGCCGGATGATTTTAGCAAGGTGCCTGAAGAAACCATGAAACTTGCGAAAGTAAAGAGCGGCTATGAACAGTCGAAGTCCCAGTATGAACTTACGAAAAGAGAAACGGAACATGCTACACTTGTTGCCCCCTTTGACGGGATAGTAGCTAATCTGTTTTCAAAACCTTATAATCTCGCTAATACGTCCGAGGCATTTTGTACTGTCATTGACACTCGTGGGATGGAAACTGATTTCACCGTGTTGGAGAACGAACTGGCTTTTATTAAAACCGGTGACAAAGTAATGATTACTCCTTATGCCGGCGGAGGTTCTTATGAAGGTAGTGTATCTGAAATCAATC
The nucleotide sequence above comes from Bacteroides caccae. Encoded proteins:
- a CDS encoding efflux RND transporter periplasmic adaptor subunit, whose amino-acid sequence is MRKYSCIWMLLCCLAYGGMTSCSGKKSDADEQDKGVSTVLPDSKNEVTVQILKRCDFHHELVSNGKVSARGQADLRFETNEVIAHVYVKNGDRVRKGQKLAELDKFRLEQKLSQAEDALLKAELELKDVLIGQGYTPDDFSKVPEETMKLAKVKSGYEQSKSQYELTKRETEHATLVAPFDGIVANLFSKPYNLANTSEAFCTVIDTRGMETDFTVLENELAFIKTGDKVMITPYAGGGSYEGSVSEINPLVDANGMVKVKAAVNGQGKLFSGMNVRVSVKRSLGEQLVIPKTAVVLRSGKQVVFTLKEGKAMWNYVHTGLENATEYVVSDKSQGGVEDGLLEGDTVIVTGNLNLAHETEVTISGE